In Bombus pyrosoma isolate SC7728 linkage group LG2, ASM1482585v1, whole genome shotgun sequence, a genomic segment contains:
- the LOC122572335 gene encoding odorant receptor 4-like translates to MENISALTKAEEDMKYATRFVKPILGIVGAWPVSSSSSSFSKILAKIEHILTYFLFLLLMVPTLMHVFLKETNNKIRLKLMGPIINCSMQFCAYTILLCQASEIQNGLNVIKQDLITATEENRLIFRSKAKIARRVVLTVAITMYGGGLCYRTVLPILKGTIVTPGNITIRPLPCPSYFLILDEQKSPNYEILFVLQVMAGFVIYAVISGSCGLSALFVLHACSMQRILVDKMKALVDMRDMSDTMVQRRIMDIVEHQTKIKGFLKNIETITQYVCLSEMICGTSLVCLVGYYIVMEWENNNATAVLIYSTIQISCTFSVFILCYIGQLLVDENHIVGQASYMINWYYLSRKHMRSLILIIAMSNYPMKLMAGKMVEMSLATFTDVMKMSMGYLNILRNVI, encoded by the exons ATGGAAAATATATCTGCTCTAACGAAGGCGGAAGAGGATATGAAATACGCAACGAGATTCGTAAAACCAATTTTAGGCATAGTTGGTGCGTGGCCTGTTTcatcttcctcctcttccttctcgAAAATTTTAGCAAAAATAGAACACATCCTGACGtatttcttgtttctcttACTAATGGTGCCGACCCTTATGCACGTGTTTCTGAAAGAgacaaataacaaaattagaCTGAAGCTCATGGGACCGATTATCAACTGCAGCATGCAATTTTGCGCATATACAATCCTTTTGTGTCAAGCGAGTGAGATCCAAAATGGTTTGAACGTGATAAAGCAAGATTTGATAACAGCCACGGAAGAGAACCGATTGATTTTCCGCTCGAAAGCGAAGATCGCGAGAAGAGTAGTGTTAACCGTTGCCATTACCATGTACGGAGGTGGTTTATGCTATAGGACTGTTCTTCCTATTCTTAAAGGAACTATCGTCACTCCTGGCAATATTACTATAAGACCATTGCCCTGCCCGAGTTATTTCCTAATTCTCGACGAACAAAAGTCTccaaattacgaaatattgtTTGTACTGCAAGTTATGGCTGGATTTGTTATTTACGCAGTTATTAGTGGTTCCTGCGGTCTTTCTGCTCTTTTTGTTCTGCATGCGTGTAGCATGCAGAGGATCTTGGTGGACAAGATGAAGGCTCTGGTGGATATGAGGGACATGTCTGACACGATGGTCCAACGGAGGATCATGGATATCGTTGAACATCAGACAAAGATAAAAGG ATTTTTAAAGAACATTGAAACGATTACACAGTACGTTTGTTTGTCCGAAATGATTTGCGGCACCAGCCTGGTTTGTCTTGTAGGATATTATATCGTCATG gAGTGGGAGAATAATAATGCCACTGCGGTTTTGATTTATAGCACGATACAAATATCGTGTACCTTTTCTGTCTTTATTCTCTGTTACATTGGCCAACTTCTCGTAGACGAA AACCACATTGTTGGACAGGCATCATACATGATCAACTGGTATTACCTCTCGAGGAAGCATATGCGTTCTTTAATACTAATTATCGCTATGTCTAATTACCCAATGAAATTGATGGCTGGTAAGATGGTCGAAATGTCTCTAGCTACGTTTACTGAC GTCATGAAAATGTCAATGGGATATTTAAACATTCTACGGAACGTCATCTAG
- the LOC122573767 gene encoding uncharacterized protein LOC122573767, with the protein MKTGNIVETFNNASYKSDLRFNVRLNVLTLRTIGTWPRFLDHSWRETMEHIFLNLLCYGLLGFILIPGFMCFALEITDFYNQMKLGSALSFFLMAVMKYCVFIMREDDIRRCVKLIEDDWRNVKHNEDRKIMLDNASFCQRLIIICSAFMYGGVVFYYIALPLTRAKIVEEGGNLTYTRLVYPFPRVIADARCSPINEIFYTIQLLSGFVAHDITVAACGLAALLAMHACGQLQVLMSWLEKLVDGRENDDESLDQRLANIVEQHVRIIDFIALTEDLLREISLVEVVGCTINICFLGYYSMTEWDSNHPVRGFTYIILLTSVTFNIFIFCYIGEVLAEQTVKVGQKSYMIDWHRMPWKKSLVVPLMISMSRSTTKITAGNMVELSISSFGNVIKTSFAYLNMLRTLTTYMQTSNINNKKFRITDYEYEKNVNLSIQWNLWLLKSIGLWPYSNSISRNRRYFYWFINITCYSLISFLFIPCVLYVFLEIEDTYGKLKQFGPLIFCAMAFAKYYSLIVHKADIRECLERIKWDWKNMTNREDREIMTVNASFGRKLVVVCTLFMYSGFVFYYIAIPISVGKVAAENESLTFIPLVFPFSRFIVDTRYSPTNEIVFSIQLVAGCLMHSITSAACSLAAAFAVHACGQMQVLMNWLKHLVDGRSDMSERIDGRIADIVCQHVRILKFLTLIENTIQQISFAEFLGCTLDICFVGYYVIMELKSNDVTSALTYMILLISITFNIFIFCYIGEIVTEECRKIGETSYMIEWYRLQGNKKLCCVLIIAMSNCTIKLTAGNIVNLTINTFADVVKTAVTFLNVLRKTI; encoded by the exons ATGAAGACGGGAAACATCGTGGAGACATTCAACAACGCGAGTTACAAAAGCGATCTAAGGTTCAACGTTCGACTGAACGTGTTGACTTTGAGAACGATTGGAACCTGGCCAAGATTTCTCGATCATTCTTGGCGGGAAACGATGGAACACATATTCTTAAATCTTCTCTGTTACGGTCTGCTTGGGTTCATCTTGATCCCTGGATTCATGTGCTTTGCCCTCGAGATCACGGATTTTTACAACCAGATGAAACTCGGTAGCGCGCTCAGTTTCTTTCTAATGGCGGTGATGAAATATTGCGTGTTCATTATGCGCGAGGATGACATACGTAGATGCGTGAAACTCATCGAAGATGACTGGAGAAACGTGAAACACAACGAGGATCGTAAAATTATGTTGGATAACGCGAGTTTCTGTCAACGACTTATCATAATTTGTAGCGCTTTCATGTACGGCGGCGTGGTCTTCTATTACATCGCATTGCCACTCACTCGAGCAAAGATTGTAGAAGAGGGTGGCAACTTGACATACACGAGACTTGTTTACCCTTTTCCTAGGGTAATCGCGGACGCCCGGTGCAGTCccatcaatgaaattttctatacgATACAGTTATTGTCTGGCTTTGTTGCTCATGATATCACGGTTGCCGCTTGCGGTTTGGCTGCCCTTCTTGCGATGCACGCGTGCGGTCAGTTACAGGTTTTGATGTCTTGGCTGGAGAAATTGGTAGACGGAAGAGAAAACGATGACGAGAGTTTGGATCAGAGGCTGGCCAATATCGTGGAACAACATGTTCGGATAATCGA CTTCATAGCTTTGACCGAGGATCTCCTGCGTGAGATATCGTTGGTAGAAGTCGTGGGTTGcactataaatatatgcttCCTTGGGTATTATTCGATGACG GAATGGGACTCTAATCATCCTGTTAGAGGTTTTACGTACATAATATTGCTGACATCCGTCacgtttaacattttcatattctgTTACATCGGTGAGGTCTTAGCAGAGcag aCGGTAAAAGTCGGCCAAAAATCTTACATGATTGATTGGCATCGAATGCCTTGGAAGAAAAGCCTCGTCGTTCCTTTGATGATTTCGATGTCTCGTTCCACTACCAAAATCACTGCTGGCAATATGGTCGAGCTTTCTATCAGTAGTTTCGGTAAT GTCATCAAGACTTCATTCGCGTACTTGAACATGCTACGAACACTCACTACCTA CATGCAAACGTCGaacataaacaataaaaaattccgtATAACGGACTACGAGTACGAAAAAAACGTGAATTTAAGTATCCAATGGAATCTTTGGTTATTAAAATCCATAGGCCTTTGGCCATATTCAAATTCCATTTCAAGAAACCGACGATACTTCTACTGGTTCATAAATATCACTTGTTACAGTCTGATCAGTTTTCTCTTTATCCCCTGCGTCTTATACGTTTTCCTcgaaatagaagatacttatGGTAAACTGAAACAATTCGGCCCCCTGATTTTCTGCGCGATGGCGTTCGCGAAATACTATTCTTTGATCGTCCACAAAGCTGACATTCGTGAATGCTTGGAACGAATCAAATGGGATTGGAAGAACATGACAAACAGAGAGGATCGCGAAATCATGACAGTGAACGCGAGTTTCGGACGAAAATTGGTGGTCGTCTGCACCTTATTCATGTACAGTGgcttcgtattttattatatcgctATACCTATTAGCGTGGGCAAAGTAGCAGCAGAAAATGAAAGTCTTACTTTCATCCCACTGGTGTTCCCATTTTCAAGGTTTATCGTTGACACGCGTTATAGTCCTACGAATGAGATCGTTTTTTCGATTCAATTGGTGGCTGGTTGTCTGATGCATAGTATAACATCAGCGGCTTGCAGTTTAGCGGCTGCTTTCGCGGTTCACGCTTGCGGTCAGATGCAGGTGTTGATGAATTGGTTGAAGCATCTCGTAGACGGTCGATCGGATATGAGTGAACGTATAGATGGTAGAATCGCTGACATCGTGTGTCAACATGTCCGAATCCTAAA ATTTTTGACGCTCatagaaaatacaatacaGCAAATTTCTTTCGCCGAGTTTTTAGGATGTACACTAGATATATGTTTCGTTGGATATTACGTAATCATG GAACTGAAATCGAACGACGTCACGAGCGCCCTAACTTATATGATTTTACTTATATCGAttacattcaatattttcatattttgttatataggCGAGATCGTGACTGAGGAG TGTAGGAAAATTGGCGAAACGTCGTACATGATTGAATGGTATCGATTGCAAGGGAACAAGAAGCTTTGTTGCGTTTTGATTATCGCTATGTCGAATTGTACGATAAAATTGACGGCTGGGAACATCGTAAACCTAACTATCAACACGTTCGCTGAT